One genomic window of Sphingobacterium oryzagri includes the following:
- a CDS encoding alpha-ketoacid dehydrogenase subunit alpha/beta translates to MSNITMNINNDFETAKISFNDFREIILNDYRLAVESRFVSLLGRKEVLTGKAKFGIFGDGKEIAQIALAKVFQQGDWRSGYYRDQTFAFASGISNIYHFFSQLYANPDLAADTSSAGRQMNCHFSTQLLDGFGNWVDQTVNKNSASDISTTGGQMSRVMGLGLASKLYRANDNLDYLRYFSKKGNEVVFCTIGNAATSEGVFWETVNAAAVKQIPVVISIWDDGYGISVPNELQTAKADISAALRGFQREGEGNGIEIFKVRGWDYPALCEVYEKAARIAREQHVPCLVHVTEITQPQGHSTSGSHERYKSKDRLVWEGEYDCNQKMRNWILESGIAPEEQLLELEREAKDVVRQEQRRAWADYHKTIQKDLDEAILLLSKIDYSLVEIPLRTLQSLAEPSLKEVYSNVRRAIRDLRAVESPEKSQLLAWYKDKQTENHDRYNDKLFTDTPDSPLRMAEVPAQYTQDSPVVDGREVLNACFDANFTRDERILAFGEDVGKIGDVNQGFAGLQEKFGELRIFDTGIRESAIIGKGVGLALRGLRPIAEIQYLDYLIYAMPVLSDDLASLSYRTKGTQKSPVIIRTRGHRLEGIWHSGSPMTVLLGGLRGLHICVPRNMTQAAGMYNTLLRSDEPAVVVECLNGYRLKEKMPANVGEFTVPLGVAELIREGKDITVVSYGATLRVVQEAAIELEKLGISLEIIDAQCLQPFDSTHICAASLSKTNKLLVVDEDMPGGASAFILQEIMEKQQGYYMLDGQPRTLSAKPHRPPYGSDGDYFTKPSVDDVIELAYEMMSEYNNQEYPNLF, encoded by the coding sequence ATGTCTAACATCACTATGAACATAAACAATGATTTCGAAACAGCGAAGATTAGCTTCAATGATTTCCGCGAAATCATTTTAAACGACTACCGGTTAGCGGTAGAAAGTAGATTTGTGAGTCTATTGGGACGTAAAGAAGTACTTACCGGAAAGGCTAAATTTGGAATATTTGGCGATGGTAAAGAGATCGCACAAATTGCTTTGGCGAAAGTTTTTCAACAAGGCGACTGGCGTTCGGGTTATTATCGTGATCAAACTTTTGCCTTTGCTTCGGGCATTTCTAACATTTATCATTTCTTTTCACAGTTATACGCTAACCCTGATTTAGCAGCGGATACCTCTTCTGCAGGCCGGCAAATGAACTGCCATTTTTCGACGCAGTTGCTTGACGGTTTTGGAAATTGGGTGGATCAAACGGTAAATAAGAATTCAGCTTCGGATATATCGACGACCGGTGGACAAATGTCTCGCGTGATGGGCTTGGGTTTAGCGTCAAAGCTTTATCGGGCGAATGATAATTTAGACTATTTACGTTATTTTTCAAAAAAGGGCAATGAAGTTGTTTTTTGTACGATTGGAAATGCCGCTACCTCGGAAGGTGTATTTTGGGAAACAGTAAATGCAGCCGCTGTCAAGCAGATTCCGGTGGTTATTTCGATCTGGGATGATGGCTACGGCATTTCTGTGCCCAATGAATTGCAGACGGCTAAGGCCGATATTTCGGCGGCCTTACGTGGTTTTCAACGCGAAGGTGAAGGAAACGGAATCGAAATTTTTAAAGTACGCGGTTGGGATTATCCGGCCCTTTGTGAAGTGTATGAAAAAGCTGCGCGAATAGCGCGCGAGCAACATGTGCCTTGCTTGGTGCACGTTACCGAGATTACACAGCCCCAAGGTCATTCCACATCTGGCTCTCACGAGCGCTACAAATCTAAAGATCGCTTAGTTTGGGAAGGAGAGTATGATTGTAACCAGAAAATGCGCAACTGGATTTTGGAATCTGGTATTGCGCCGGAAGAGCAATTACTTGAATTGGAACGCGAGGCGAAAGATGTCGTTAGGCAGGAGCAGCGAAGAGCTTGGGCAGACTATCATAAAACTATCCAGAAAGATTTGGATGAAGCGATTTTGCTTTTGTCCAAGATAGACTATAGCTTGGTTGAAATACCGTTGCGGACGCTGCAATCGCTGGCGGAGCCCTCCTTAAAAGAAGTTTACAGTAATGTACGCCGGGCTATTCGCGATTTGCGCGCTGTAGAGTCACCGGAGAAAAGCCAATTGTTGGCCTGGTATAAAGATAAACAAACGGAAAATCACGACCGTTACAACGATAAGCTTTTCACTGATACGCCCGATTCTCCGCTACGGATGGCCGAAGTTCCTGCGCAATATACGCAAGATTCACCTGTGGTTGACGGGCGGGAAGTGTTGAATGCTTGCTTCGATGCTAACTTTACACGCGATGAGCGTATACTGGCTTTCGGGGAGGATGTTGGAAAGATTGGCGACGTAAATCAGGGCTTTGCTGGTTTGCAGGAAAAATTTGGGGAACTGCGCATTTTTGATACCGGGATCCGTGAATCGGCGATTATTGGCAAAGGTGTTGGTTTAGCGTTGCGCGGATTGCGGCCGATTGCTGAAATCCAGTACCTCGATTATTTAATTTATGCAATGCCGGTGCTTAGCGATGATTTGGCAAGTCTTAGTTACCGAACCAAAGGAACACAAAAATCACCGGTGATTATTCGCACACGCGGTCATCGTTTGGAAGGTATTTGGCACTCCGGTTCGCCAATGACCGTACTGTTAGGCGGCCTTCGCGGTCTACATATCTGTGTGCCGAGAAACATGACGCAAGCCGCGGGTATGTATAATACGCTTCTGCGATCAGACGAACCAGCGGTTGTCGTGGAATGCCTTAACGGCTACCGATTAAAAGAAAAAATGCCGGCCAATGTCGGTGAATTTACGGTGCCTTTGGGTGTTGCCGAATTGATTCGTGAGGGAAAAGATATTACTGTTGTCTCCTATGGCGCTACATTGCGCGTTGTGCAGGAAGCTGCTATCGAGCTGGAAAAGTTAGGTATTTCTTTAGAAATTATCGATGCTCAATGTTTACAGCCTTTTGATAGCACCCATATTTGTGCCGCATCACTCTCTAAAACGAATAAATTATTGGTCGTTGATGAGGATATGCCGGGCGGAGCCAGCGCATTTATCCTACAAGAAATTATGGAAAAGCAGCAAGGTTATTACATGTTGGATGGGCAACCGCGTACATTGAGCGCGAAACCTCATCGCCCGCCATACGGCTCTGATGGCGATTACTTCACCAAACCATCTGTTGATGATGTGATCGAGTTGGCTTACGAGATGATGAGCGAATACAATAATCAAGAATATCCCAACCTTTTTTAA
- a CDS encoding riboflavin synthase — MFTGIIETLGKVTRVDHDRGNIHFFIASPISNELKIDQSVSHNGVCLTVVGIADAVHQVTAIQETLLKTNLGNLQVNDLVNIERCTPANGRFDGHIVQGHVDQTATCIAKEDQNGSWLFTFEYAPNLQNITVEKGSITVNGISLTVVNSIEKRFSVAIIPYTIENTNLQHTAVGSVVNLEFDIVGKYVSKIMALRG, encoded by the coding sequence ATGTTTACAGGTATTATTGAGACATTAGGAAAAGTAACACGCGTAGATCATGATCGTGGGAATATCCACTTTTTTATCGCATCGCCTATTTCCAATGAATTAAAGATAGATCAAAGCGTTTCGCACAATGGAGTTTGCCTCACGGTAGTCGGAATCGCGGATGCTGTGCATCAGGTAACAGCTATACAAGAAACGCTGCTGAAGACTAATTTAGGAAATCTGCAGGTGAATGACCTTGTTAACATCGAACGTTGCACACCAGCCAATGGTCGCTTTGACGGGCACATTGTGCAAGGCCATGTCGACCAAACGGCAACCTGTATTGCCAAAGAAGATCAAAACGGAAGTTGGCTATTCACCTTTGAATATGCGCCAAATTTGCAAAACATTACTGTAGAAAAAGGTTCGATAACGGTCAATGGCATCAGTCTTACGGTAGTTAACTCTATTGAAAAGCGCTTTTCTGTAGCTATCATTCCGTACACGATCGAAAATACCAATTTGCAACATACGGCCGTGGGCAGTGTGGTAAATTTGGAATTTGATATCGTGGGGAAATATGTTTCAAAAATTATGGCCTTGCGCGGCTAA
- a CDS encoding NUDIX domain-containing protein, with protein MYLFNVRVYGLLVNDENEVLISDEKTQNVSFTKFPGGGLEYGEGLIDALKREFMEECALEVDVVKHIYTTDFYEKSSFNESQIISVYYQVKPLMPITFDIKKSPFDFSNEKQQDKMEVFRFVNMDTLLEGSLTFRTDQMAWRTFKALVK; from the coding sequence ATGTATTTATTTAACGTCCGCGTTTACGGTTTGTTGGTCAATGACGAAAATGAAGTACTCATTAGTGACGAAAAAACGCAGAATGTCTCCTTTACCAAATTCCCTGGTGGAGGACTAGAATATGGCGAGGGACTAATTGACGCGCTGAAACGCGAGTTTATGGAAGAGTGTGCGCTGGAAGTTGACGTAGTGAAACATATTTACACCACCGATTTCTATGAAAAATCTAGCTTCAACGAAAGCCAGATTATCTCCGTTTATTACCAGGTAAAACCGTTGATGCCGATCACCTTCGATATCAAGAAAAGCCCTTTCGATTTCTCCAACGAAAAACAACAAGACAAAATGGAGGTCTTTCGATTTGTTAACATGGATACACTTTTGGAAGGAAGCTTAACGTTCAGAACCGACCAGATGGCTTGGCGTACCTTTAAGGCGCTAGTCAAGTAA
- the rlmH gene encoding 23S rRNA (pseudouridine(1915)-N(3))-methyltransferase RlmH, which produces MKISLVCIGKTDESFVQTGIENYVKRLKHYINFEILVLPDIKHVKNLSQDQQKSKEGELILKQLQPADFVMLLDERGKMFRSLDFSKFIEQKLVSSVHHLVFVIGGPYGFSEDVYRRANQQLSLSQLTFSHQMIRLFFVEQVYRAFTIMRGEPYHHE; this is translated from the coding sequence ATGAAAATCAGTTTAGTATGTATAGGTAAAACCGATGAAAGCTTTGTGCAGACCGGCATTGAAAATTATGTGAAGCGATTAAAGCATTACATTAATTTCGAGATATTGGTGTTGCCCGATATCAAGCATGTAAAAAACCTGAGCCAAGATCAGCAAAAAAGTAAAGAAGGTGAGTTGATATTGAAGCAATTGCAGCCCGCAGATTTTGTTATGCTGCTGGATGAGCGGGGCAAAATGTTTCGATCCTTAGATTTTTCGAAATTTATCGAGCAGAAATTGGTGAGCTCTGTCCATCATTTGGTATTTGTAATTGGTGGGCCATATGGCTTTTCCGAAGACGTTTATCGACGGGCCAATCAACAGCTTTCTTTATCGCAATTAACGTTTTCTCATCAAATGATCCGTTTATTTTTCGTAGAACAGGTGTATCGTGCTTTTACCATTATGCGCGGAGAACCTTATCATCATGAATAG
- a CDS encoding chloride channel protein produces MKNTIDIKLAQLNSWRMQKISNRNFLIILAFVVGIIGGLAAAFLKGLTHFIASTLQNDIDWHFKYSFYLILPLLGILLSVIYVRKFLRGKRLEHGITPIIYSISRKSSRIEPHNIYSQIITSAITVGFGGSCGLEAPIAYSGSAIGSNTGRFFGLQYKEITMLLACGAAAGISGAFNSPIAGMIFAIEILLPEFSIPAFIPLLISAALASVVSRVLYSEPLFHTTTTEWEVDALIFYIMLAVVVGLYTVYFAKIGNVVKRWFAQISNPYNKVWLSGISLGVMIFVFPALYGEGYLTIQQILDGKFDAIVGNSLFSDYKNMAWVVLCYTVLTLFAKSFASLFTLNGGGNGGVFGPSLVMGGLMGFAFAYGMNQTGVVMLNVPNFVMAGMAAALAGIMHAPLTGMFLIAEITGGYTLMVPLMLVTSISYLINRSILKHSIYTKVLAESGDLLSYEDKDRTVLSMMKLRYVLETNFVILRPTETPIDRKSDIIHSKRNIFPIVDDKGVLLGTIYSERLFSILLGEEEGVEKTFDKLAQKPNDIIKEAENMEVVMSKMNRDDVWILPVVDSDNHYLGFISKSSVFNKYRALLVRQGHYLE; encoded by the coding sequence ATGAAAAATACAATTGATATAAAGTTAGCACAGCTGAATAGTTGGCGAATGCAGAAGATTTCTAATCGAAATTTTCTAATCATTTTAGCTTTTGTAGTGGGGATTATTGGTGGATTGGCTGCGGCTTTCTTGAAAGGATTAACCCATTTTATCGCGTCGACATTACAGAATGATATTGATTGGCATTTCAAATATTCATTTTATTTGATTTTACCCTTATTGGGTATCCTGCTCAGTGTAATATATGTGCGTAAGTTTTTACGCGGAAAGCGATTGGAACATGGCATTACGCCCATTATTTATTCCATATCCCGAAAATCCAGCCGTATCGAGCCGCACAACATTTATTCTCAAATTATCACCAGCGCCATTACCGTCGGTTTCGGTGGTTCTTGTGGTTTGGAAGCGCCAATTGCTTACAGCGGTTCAGCGATAGGCTCCAACACCGGACGTTTTTTTGGTTTGCAGTACAAAGAAATTACGATGTTGTTGGCTTGTGGCGCAGCAGCGGGGATATCGGGCGCGTTTAATAGTCCGATAGCAGGGATGATCTTTGCCATCGAGATTTTACTGCCCGAGTTTTCGATTCCGGCATTTATCCCGCTGCTTATTTCTGCAGCGCTAGCTTCCGTCGTATCTCGAGTATTGTACAGCGAACCACTTTTTCATACAACAACGACCGAGTGGGAGGTTGATGCACTAATTTTTTATATCATGCTGGCGGTAGTTGTTGGTTTGTATACCGTCTATTTTGCAAAGATCGGCAATGTGGTGAAGCGCTGGTTTGCTCAGATTAGTAATCCGTATAATAAGGTTTGGCTATCTGGCATATCGTTGGGCGTGATGATTTTTGTTTTCCCGGCTTTGTATGGAGAGGGGTATCTTACGATTCAGCAAATTTTGGATGGTAAATTTGATGCTATTGTAGGAAATAGTCTCTTTTCTGATTATAAGAATATGGCCTGGGTGGTGCTTTGCTACACGGTGCTTACGCTCTTTGCCAAATCTTTTGCATCGCTTTTTACTTTAAATGGCGGTGGCAATGGCGGGGTTTTTGGTCCGAGTTTGGTGATGGGTGGTTTGATGGGTTTTGCTTTTGCTTATGGAATGAACCAAACGGGCGTGGTGATGCTGAATGTTCCAAATTTTGTCATGGCGGGAATGGCTGCCGCGCTTGCCGGAATTATGCATGCGCCATTGACCGGCATGTTTCTTATTGCCGAGATAACGGGCGGTTATACCCTTATGGTGCCTCTTATGCTGGTTACTTCGATATCTTACCTTATCAACCGGTCGATCTTGAAACACTCCATTTACACCAAAGTATTGGCAGAATCGGGAGATCTTCTTTCTTATGAAGATAAAGACCGCACCGTGCTGAGTATGATGAAGCTGCGGTATGTGCTGGAAACCAACTTCGTAATCCTTCGCCCTACCGAAACACCGATTGATCGCAAATCAGATATCATCCATTCCAAACGCAATATCTTTCCGATTGTCGATGACAAAGGTGTTTTACTCGGTACTATCTACAGCGAACGCTTATTTTCCATTTTACTGGGAGAAGAAGAGGGCGTAGAAAAAACATTTGACAAGTTGGCCCAGAAGCCCAACGATATTATCAAGGAGGCTGAAAATATGGAAGTTGTGATGTCGAAGATGAACCGAGATGATGTTTGGATATTACCTGTAGTTGATAGTGACAATCATTATTTAGGCTTTATTTCAAAATCCAGCGTGTTTAATAAATACCGGGCACTGCTGGTGAGGCAAGGACATTATCTAGAATAA